A window of Cryptomeria japonica chromosome 3, Sugi_1.0, whole genome shotgun sequence contains these coding sequences:
- the LOC131033769 gene encoding chaperone protein dnaJ 8, chloroplastic — MAVTVGRIVGAKGNSNPLFRRKNGDLWHRRNVNVRAMASVTYGRLKEEYKLLSLKPNATENEVKKAYRRLALQYHPDVCKGDNCGVRFYKITEAYQSVMSTLAEATEEEEYYADDDYMGHDQWEEWMGFEGGMPSRDYSNHINYYA, encoded by the exons ATGGCTGTTACGGTTGGAAGGATTGTGGGTGCCAAGGGGAACTCCAATCCCTTATTTAGGAGAAAAAATGGGGATTTGTGGcacaggagaaatgttaatgtCAGAGCGATGGCCTCTGTTACCTATGGCAGGCTGAAAGAAGAGTATAAATTGCTCAGTTTGAAACCCAATGCCACTGAAAATGAAGTCAAAAAGGCATATCGGCGGCTCGCCTTGCAG TACCATCCTGATGTCTGTAAAGGAGATAACTGCGGTGTGAGGTTTTACAAGATCACTGAAGCCTATCAG TCTGTAATGTCTACTCTGGCTGAGGCAACTGAGGAAGAGGAGTACTATGCTGATGATGATTACATGGGTCATGACCAATGGGAAGAATGGATGGGATTTGAAGGTGGTATGCCAAGCCGAGATTATTCAAATCATATTAACTATTATGCCTAA